From the genome of Arvicola amphibius chromosome 9, mArvAmp1.2, whole genome shotgun sequence:
GTAATGCACAACgctccaggttcaattcccagtaacaaCATACAGTGGAGTATCTTCAGCCTTAAGAGAGGATGTGGCTGACAACACGCTAAAACACTATGCTAACTGAAATAAGCCAACCAAAAATGACaaatagggccagcaagatggctcagagggttaagGTACTCAATGCCTATGTCTAgcaacctaagtttgatccctcgAACCCATATACCAGGTGGAAGGAGAAGCAACTCCAAAGTTGCTCTATAgctaccacacacatgcacacgcccacagaggaagaggaagagccaaCTCCACCAAAGGACAAATGATGTGGTTAGAGTCCTAACAAGGACAGCAAAGCTGTCAGGGTCTGGAAGGCGTGGCACTGTCAGAGGCACAGCAGGGTTCTCAAGGACTGGCTAAGAGAGGCTAAGACCACTCACGACAGACCCCCGGGGCACTCATCACCTGCACATTCTGACGTCACTTCGCACTCTGGAAGATACCAGCCTTCCTCATCTCTTCGAAGTCCTTCAAGGAGTCGTACTTCCTGTAGAAATCTGCATAGGCCTTCTTCCTGGGTTCAGCCACGCCAAACTGAAAAGTAACATAGCCCATTATCATACTCATTTTTCAGAGTAGAAAtacctaaaaacaaaataaatcaacacCACATTTGTATTCACTGCTTACTGAGCCATCTAT
Proteins encoded in this window:
- the LOC119823502 gene encoding cytochrome c oxidase subunit 6C-2, with the protein product MSSGVLPKPQMRGLLAKRLRVHIVGAFVVALGVAAAYKFGVAEPRKKAYADFYRKYDSLKDFEEMRKAGIFQSAK